The genomic DNA TCAGCAAAACATGGAAAATACCAACAGGTATTAGGGGCTGCAAATAATGCCCTTCTTCCATTTCCGTAATGCTACTGGATCAAAAATTTCAACAAGGTATAATTCAAAAATATTAGGTGCTGCCTTAGACCCCATTCAAACATGAGTGTATCAAAAAAAGAACTGTGCAGTTTTCAAAATGCGCACTTGGCTACCATTCATCGTTAATGGTGCCTCAAATGTGCTAAAGAAATAAGCGTGTTGTAGTGCGACAAAACATCCAAAAAGCCTGCCCAAATTGGCTTccaaaaaaagaggaggaggaaggggtacaGGTACAAGTTTGGCTCATTCTTGAAGCATAGGGCGGCCCATTCAAGTGATGGAACCGTTCAAAGCGGTGCTACTCAAGTTGtttcgacttagaaaaaggttccagcACTACTTTGGTGCAAGGTGAAACAATTCATATACAATTTTAGACAATAATTAAAGTGCACAATGAATTAATGAATTTAAAAATCCATAACATAATACTGCAGTCAAAACTCCAACTCCGTGCTCCTAAAGTGCATTGTGCTCCAAATTTTCAAATACTATGGTGCTTCACCCGAAGGGATAATGAAATACATTCACCAGATGACCTCGGCCACAAAAGTGACTACCTGATGACGTGCGCTTGAGCGTAAAATGCATTGAAGCGAGGCCTGACAAGCATACCCACAGGTTCCTCCACTTCTGCTCTGGCAGCTGAGACGCACGCCGCGAGTTACACAGCAGTAACGGATCGGTTTCTGCTTTGCCCTGAGCTATACCTTAAAGCCTTCTGTATCACGCACTGGACTATGTAAGTGCTAAACTTAAATGGATtaaaagcaatattacactatcttGCTTTCTCTGTGGCTCTTTTACAGAATTTTATAATGAAAGTTGGATATATGCAATAGTGAATGCATAAGCTTGAAGACAACTACATTTTTATATCTTTGCATACCATACTGGAATGGGATTTGGTTCTCTCTTATACGGATGAGGAATTGGGATGAGATTCCTGGAGAGGCATACCGTTGAAACAAGGAGTTTCCTATACTACATGCCCAAGGGTCACTTTGTGGCTGAGGTTATCTGGGGAGCGCATTTcattatcacttcgggtgaagcatcATTGTatttgaaaatctgatggacttttgGACTATGGACTTTTAAATTCATTAATTAATTGTACACTTTAATTATTGTCTAAAATTGGATATGACTTTTTTCACTTTGTAAGTTACATATATTTTTTGCATCCTTCACTACCATTTTTTTTATAAGCTATTAGTTACTACTAATTTTAGGTGCTGCAATAGATTTAGAGATTTGCATTTGGCGCCACACCCCATCACGTTTCTTTtcactactttggtgcaacttcAATACGACTTGCatggacttctgttaaagaagtcgtatgccAGCCACGATGAAGTCACGCAGGGATGTCGGCTATGGAGCCACGCTAGTGTGAACTGTGCCTAACTATAACATAATTTCAGTGAGAACCTTTAACCATTTCACTGCCAGAGCCGTAGTTGCAATTTTTTGCTCACAAAtttaaacaaaattattttaagcctGAAGATTAGTAACAAGGGGTGTGTGCAAATGAAAATCCTGGTGCCGAAACCAAAAGTTCAGGATGCACTTTGGCCGAAACCGAaattgacaaaataaaaaaaaatatatttttataaagaattgtattatattcgacttttgaATTATCGTCATGAATTAACATATTGTCGGCACCTTTTAAAgaggtgttaaaaatcctgcttgctgcatctttggtcAGCACCTCCCCATAGAAAAGCATTGAAGACGCAGCCAGAACGTATCAAAAATGCACCCATGTtgtgttttgatgcattttttggagTCACAtcacctatgaaaaacacaccataagcacggtAAAAATCGCAGCACAATGTTGAAAACCCTATTTCAGCAACCAAAATCTCAGTGCATCACTAGTGTGGAAGTAATCCGGCAGTTGAACTGTTCCATCTGCAACACGGTAGTTGGCTTGTCAGATATACACATACTCCCAGTGGCTGTGAAACCTCCCTACAGCCACCAATGTATGATGCATGTCAgtagcagtaaaagggttaaagtatTACTTATAATTGAAAGCTGCTGAGAGATATGGAATGCCTGCACATATAGTACCTGCAGGCAAATATGTAATATTGCATACTACTACTAAGAATTTTCTTTTTGCATTAACTGGGTgagctttaggccgggttcacactgctccgacatgaaAGTCGCACGACTTCGAAGCACCTTCAGGgagtgcctgtgtaatcttcctatAACGTTGGATCCAAATCAGATCAATTAAAGctattgtaaaggcttgtttaaaaaataaataaaaaaaaaaaaaaaaaaaaacacattatacttgcctcctctgtgcagttggttttgcacagagcagcctggatcctcctcttctcaggtccttctttgctgctcctggcccctcttatTGATTGCctccacagtcagcagctttctatgggggcactggagccgagtcacaactctgtgtgtccattcagacacagagccccaacctggccccctctctcccctgattggctgactttgattgacagccgtgggagccaatggcgcggctgctgtgtctcagccaatcaggaggagtgtcccaggagtggacattgctggagagaagtaagtaattagggggtgctggggaggctgctacacacagaaggttttttttattggaatgcatcaagataaaaaaccttctgcctttacaacttctttaagatGAGGacccgacttggatgcgactttcattcaattctatgggctgaaaATGGacagaagttggaccaaagtagtgcaggaactttttccaAAGTTGGACCaacacaagtcagaccagttaagatggctctcatagggatacattgatttttacatgtcatgcgacCTGTGCTCTCAAAGTCAGAGCGCATGTCACACCGGTGTGAAACAGGCCTAAGggtcttttttacattttctccTCTTTACttcatattttccttttttttattagcaaaaatatgtttaCAGAGCTCTAAAGTGGAAACCAAAAACTTAGACTCAACTAGTTGACACATACCCTTATTGGACCACTTTGTTAAATGGAGCCCTAAAGCAAGAAGCATCAGCTGTACGGTCTCTTTAGCTAACCTGCTAATGAAAAactactacacttttttttttattttgctccaACAACATACTTAGGTAGCATTCGTATCCCTAAATTTGGGAACctatttgacaataaaaaaataatatataataaaagataatttgttaaaaaaaaaaaaaaaaaattatatatgacttACCTATACAAAGCTGCATAATACCTATGTGACACCGTTTGCTGAGAATCCATGACTTGAAATAGAAGCATTAGAATTTGCACGCTTGTATTAAAGTTCACAGCGTGGAGTATTTTGAATAGGGTGTCAAGCTGCTTTTTCACTTCTTCATTAACAAGGTCAGCAAAAGGATAGGCTCTATTCACCCCAGTCAACAAAGCCCTCAAGATTTTGgaatcaatctcttttttctttatacatgcacggaaaaaagaaaaatataccgtGATGAGTTGGTTTGCCAAGTCTGATTCTTCATGGGAGAACATGATTTGATTCAAAAAACAAATGCCATAATACTGGGCTTTCTCACTTATATTAGGTCGATATAACAGTCTTTCTACTTCAAGACACACAACCACTTTCATATTTGGATGCTTATTCAGCAGCATCTCAAGTAAATAGGAGGCCTTTGTGGCTACCCTGTATTGAGGGTCTCCTAACTTATTAACCAGGAGTGAGAGAAGAGTTTTTTCTTCTTCTGGCTTATTACATAGCAACTCACTGACAACATTGAGTGCCTTTGCTTTAGTTGCAATCAAGTTGTCATGAGTCAACATATCTAGCACCTTGACAAACTCTGACACGAGTTGCTTCAGTCGCTCTTCAAAAAACCACAGTATCAGCCGTCTATCCCTTGCATCCTTATTGCCACTGGATATTTCTTCAAGTTTGTCAAATTCATGCTGAGCAAATGTATGAAGCTTCCGACTGTCAGGCAAAAGATCAGAAAGAACTAAATCCTTAAACGTATCCAGTGCCATGAGGTTCTGCCGCTTGCTGCCCTTTTTTCTGAGTAAATTTATTAAATTCTCAACAAAATGTAGTGTGTGAACAGGAGCATCCTGTATAAGAACTGTCATGGCAGCCATTCTGTCTGCTAATGTGCCTGCTGACACAACAGTTTTCATCCATCTGGTGTTAGCACCTTTCTGtagttcctttttatttttatacagatTCACTTCATGTTCATATAGCTTCTCAGCTAAGGTTTTATATCTCCCAACATCCTCTTCATTCTGAGGTTTGGCAGCAAATTCCTTAGTATAGTCATGATCATACCACTTTCCGCCAGGTTTCAGAAGCAGCATAGAACGTTCTGAAAACTCATAGACATGCTTTCCTTTGTTTTTCAATGGAAAAATTGAACCCTCTTTTTTCTCAACTGTTTTTGTCTTTACTTTCTCTTTGCCAACttgaattgtgtcttttttcttgcttttcttcaccttcttctcttcCAAACTGTGGTTTGTTTCTTCTTCCATATGTTCTTCGGCCACCGCTTCTTGCGCCGTAATTTCTTTAACAATTTTCTGAACGCCCAATTTTTCTATGAATGCCTTTAATTCACCTTCTTCTAAATCATCAATTCCGCCCTTCTTGCCACCATCTACAATTTCTTCTATATCTTCCAAGCCCGCAAGCATGATAAAATCTTgctaaacagaagaaaaaaaagaagcaaattgtAACCATTTGGAATGAATGCAACAATGGAAAAAGGCTATGAATCTCCTATGCTGGATCAAAATGAATGTTAGGAAAACACAAGCGTTTTATAAGGTAAAATCTGACTAGAGACTAAGCAGAATCCTTTTTTTTTGCCCTTCTAAGTTTGGGAACTTTTTACAGATCCAAAACTGCTCCCAGGTTTTCATAGGCAAGCTTGTAAAGTATTTTAGTTAGTAGCTTGTAAATCCATGCATTCTATTATGCACACATTAATTTAGACAAGGAAAGTCACCACTTTGGGCACATCACTTCAAAGGTGGCTTCACTAAAAAatattgggcaaaaaaaaaaaaaaaaaaaaaagacaggacaaAGGACCAACTTCTACCTGAACTATCAAAAGAATGCCTGATCACTGacacagtgatacaaaaaaaaatgtatgtattgtatacaataacagggtaacaattaaaaaaaaggtatggaTAAAGTAAAGGGGCACAGTGGTGTGGAGTGTGTAACATAGAGGGCACCCTACTATTCTTACCAATATACTCAGAACACTCAATAATACAGTATTACACATTTAGCACATTTGAATATCACATATCGTACTCACCTCAAGTATTACTGTCAACCACCACTTACCAGGCAGATCTGTACATACGGGCCAAaacctacagccgtggccaaaggttttgagaacgacacaaatattacattttcacaaagtctgctgtttcagtgtttttagatctttttggcagatgttactatggtatactaaagtataattacaagcatttcataagtatcaaaggcttttattgacaattacattaagcttatgcaaagagtcaatatttgcagtgttgacccttctttatCAAGACCTCGGCAATTCactctggcatgctgtcaatcaacttctgggccatgTCCTTACTGATGGCAGCCCACTGTTGCagaatcaatgcttggagtttgtcagaatttgtggggattTTTATTGTTGACCCGCCTCTCGAGgactgaccacaagttctcaatgggattaaggtctggggagtttcctggccatggacccaaaatgtcaatgttttgttccccaagccacttagttatcacttttgccttatggcaaggtgcttcatcatgctggaaaaggcattgtttgttcttggatggttgggagaagttgctctctgaggatgtttttgtaccattctttattcatggctttgttcttaggcaaaattgtgggTGAGCCCATTACCTTAGCTGAGAAGcagccccacacatgaatggtctcagtatgctttactgttggcatgacacagaactgatggtagcgctcaccttttcttctctggacaaggttttttcaagatgccccaaacaattggaaagagGGATTAtttagagaaaatgactttacttcAAGTCCTctgcagtccaatccctgtaccttttacagAATTATCAGTCGGTCCCTAATGTTTTTCCTAGAGAGAGGtgacttctttgctgcccttcttgacaccaagcCATCCTTCAAAAGTATTCCAAAAGTAGTAAtcctgcccctccagcgctcactgaagcACCGGACGgcagagggggcgggagtggctggctaaGACTGTCAGCAGCGCGTTAAAAGGCTTAGCCAGCTGCCTGTAGGGTATTTGAGCAGGTCCCAATATTTTTGGGAtctctgcagagcctggaccagctctgtgacatcagccatcagcaggctttagcccattgttggctgaatctggatcacaggagtgcagaaataaatgcactcctgtgacccacagaagtatggccaaaagagctttggccatacttttcctttaaGCATATTAAAGTTAACTAAACAGGACaactctttttcccaccattctggTAATAAAAACATGATTTTAGGATTTATTctacatgctggggagtttagtgGTACAACATTCACATTTTCTCCTAGGTGCAATGCCAGGCAAAATAATGTTTGGTGTCCTAGCCTAAAAGACAACTGAAAATGGCCAGTTGATACCATATACTGCAAGACCTGGCTTCAAGCCCTGTCATGAAGTGCAGGGGTCGACAACCACCGGGCCGTtgcctctctgcagccgggccgcgGATGGCAGGCATGAGACAGCCGAGTGGGTGAGAGAAGCGAGCAggcgggcaagcagagatgacattatctctctccGCTCCCCGCATCACCACACTTCCACCCGCACATCCAGTGTTCTGTCAGCCTCCATGCCGggggtgcggcggggagcagagatgacatctctcaccgccttccccgcatctccgctctcctgccttctCACTCAgaacccaccactgcacagaggcctgcctctgtgctaaatggaccagtgctgccaccaatgcagtgacaatccacatctggtggcaggcagcgtggcaagtgacaatccacatctggtggcaggcagcgtggcaagtgacaatccacatctggtggcaggcagcgtggcaagtgacaatccacatctggtggcaggtgacattccgcatctggtggcaggcaacagtggcaagtgacattccgcatctggtggcaggcaacagtggcaagtgacattccgcatctggtggcaggcaacagtggcaagtgacattccgcatctggtggcaggcaacagtggcaagtgacattccgcatctggtggcaggcaacagtggcaagtgacattccgcatctggtggcaggcaacagtggcaagtgacacgctcagggctcccactgattctacattatttCATTTATCACTACAgtacaatgtaacaatataaataatgtgcttcaatcaccctgacaccagatCAAGCATGGTGCCATGataattgaagcgctaacaccagccattgccccctgacaaattgcccgcgaaaaattgcttacAATGCCCAGACTTGCTTGTGCAGCATCCAAAACAGCGGtagtcaacttatgagctaaaggtaGCCTCAAATGTGACCCCTGACATCACCATAGGGTCACACATAATGTTCGATTTATGTAATGCTTGAGAGCAAGAGCATacatacccaaccccccccccccccccccattacctcaGCAGGAAATGTACCCCCCTCTTTCCAACAAGCCACTCCAAGCTCTCACATTTCATATGTATACTACAACCCctagcaaaaattatggaatcaccagtccctgaggatgttccttcagttgtttattgttgtaggaaaaaagcagatcacagacatggccaaaaactaaaggcatttcaaatggcaactttcttgcTTTAAGAAACAcgaaaagaaatcaagaaaaataattgtggtggccagtaacagttagatttatagaacaagcacagggaataaattatggcatcactcaattctgaggaaaaaattatggaatcaccctgtaaattttcattacaaacactaacacctgcatcagattaaatctacttgttagtatgtaggtaaagagggtaaatcatcacgcagtgttgcacaagatgttggttgttcacagtcggctgtgtctaaaacatggaccaaatacaaacaacatgggaaggtggttaaaggcaagcatactggtagacatcaaagcgtcaagacagaaaacttaaagcaatatgccttgaaaacagaaaatgtacaacaaaacaaatgaggaacaaatgggaggaaactggagtcaacatctgtgaccgaactgtaagaaaccgcctaaaggaaatgggatttacatacagaaaagctaaaagaaagccatctctatcacctaaacacaaaaaaacaaggttacaatgggctaaggaaaggcaatcgtggactgtggatgattggatgaaagtcatattcagtgatgaatctcaaatctgcattgggcaaggtgatgatgctggaacttttgtttggtgccgttccaatgagatttatgcagacgactgtctgaagaaaacatgcaaatttccacagtcaattatgatatggggctgcatgccaggtaaaggcactggggagatggctgtcattaaatcttcaataaatgcacaggtttacattaaaattttggacacttttcttatcccatctattgaaaggatgtttggggatgatgaaatcatttatcaagatgataatgcatcttgccatagagcaaaaactgtgaaaaaattccttgaagaaagacacataaggtcaatgtcatggcctgcaaacagtccggatctcaatccaattgaaaatctgtggtggaagttaaagaaaatggtccatgacaaggctccaacctgcaaagatgatttggcaacagcagagaaggctggagccagattgatgaagagtaccgtttatcactcattaagtcaatgcctcagagactgcaagcagttataaaagccagaggtggtgcaacaaagtactagtgatgtgttggagtgttattttgtttgtttttcatgattccataattttttcctcagaattgagtgattccataatttattccctgtgcttgttctataaatctaactgttactggccaccacaattatttttcttgatttcttttagtgtttcttaaagccagaaagttgccattttgaaatgcctttagtttttggccatgtctgtgatctgctttttttctacaacaatacacaaccgaaggaacatcctcagggactggtgattccataatttttgccaggggttgtagttgtCATCTTGCAGTTTCAACTAGCTACTGTGCCAAAAACCTCACTACACACTGTCAGGCAAGAACCAGTTAAGAAAAATAATTCATAGAGATAGTCCAATGTCCGACAGGCAAGCAGGAAACCCAAGAATTAAGGGGTGGTAGTTGCTGAGGGTTTTTAACCTCTTTATCTGTTGGGTTTGAGTGGAGGAGCCTCTCTCATGTGACTGTTTTGGAGGATGATGTGGGAAAACAAGAAGACAAAAATATTTTCTATTATCCtaaataatttttcaaaataaaaaaataaatccaccAACCACCATGAATAATCTTTCAGAAAATAAAAGATATAGGTTCATGGAAATGTATATTTAAATCTTaaatttattaaagcagttttaaacccaaaaccaaaaatgaaatatattgcagcttaccaaacattagatgtggtggctgcattcctttttcccttcttttttccttctgttttcacttggtgatctggccagtaacaccccccCCATATTAGGCTCCATgaacactggacgttaaaataacgttataaaaacgccagtagctttgcagtgagtctttcaacgctTATTAGCAGTTTTCTGCGTTAGACTCCatgcgttttttagcatttttttttttaaatgtattcttttttt from Aquarana catesbeiana isolate 2022-GZ linkage group LG04, ASM4218655v1, whole genome shotgun sequence includes the following:
- the CEBPZ gene encoding CCAAT/enhancer-binding protein zeta, whose amino-acid sequence is MEPRMVQKLGAGDMDMESDKEDDVDGDFTLEEVMRLGGTKQDFIMLAGLEDIEEIVDGGKKGGIDDLEEGELKAFIEKLGVQKIVKEITAQEAVAEEHMEEETNHSLEEKKVKKSKKKDTIQVGKEKVKTKTVEKKEGSIFPLKNKGKHVYEFSERSMLLLKPGGKWYDHDYTKEFAAKPQNEEDVGRYKTLAEKLYEHEVNLYKNKKELQKGANTRWMKTVVSAGTLADRMAAMTVLIQDAPVHTLHFVENLINLLRKKGSKRQNLMALDTFKDLVLSDLLPDSRKLHTFAQHEFDKLEEISSGNKDARDRRLILWFFEERLKQLVSEFVKVLDMLTHDNLIATKAKALNVVSELLCNKPEEEKTLLSLLVNKLGDPQYRVATKASYLLEMLLNKHPNMKVVVCLEVERLLYRPNISEKAQYYGICFLNQIMFSHEESDLANQLITVYFSFFRACIKKKEIDSKILRALLTGVNRAYPFADLVNEEVKKQLDTLFKILHAVNFNTSVQILMLLFQVMDSQQTVSHRYYAALYRKLLDPGLAQGSKQTMFLNLLYKSLKADVALKRVKAFVKRLLQVTCCQKPTFICGALYLISEIIKLKPGLRVLLEENGEMDEEEHFHDIQEDEEDNEQSKTESENVPSASWIHQNGISNVNHYDALNRNPIFCGADNTSLWELKKLSDHFHPSVALFAKTILEGNSIQYTGDPLQDFTLMRFLDRFVYRNPKQQKLQESNRGYLKHQKKKLYMNEEREPVNSATFLEKEEDEIPADEVFFHRYFKKLSTDKQRHKRNEDEESLEDVDDDEFEKILDSLEGDNFYTGVNHDIDFAGSLQPGENVAKKQMEKDDSGSDWDINDDDDEDISLDSMCEEDFENDGTGGVFMNTSETAEEEQDLKKGKKRHLKEEDMFAAAEEFGDILDDNTGSKFDNIGINAMSNKENASVKQLKWEAERDKWVHGRDARSIIQKKRKFTQKKLQKKKIK